In Candidatus Campbellbacteria bacterium, the following are encoded in one genomic region:
- a CDS encoding PQ-loop domain-containing transporter: MYNPQNLHECEVEKKRNPRRVVDTLMTGIGGVASVSSIPQVIKIWETGDVSGISLTTQMLALGAVVAWFFYGLYIQNKPLAITSALSTIVVGTVVVQIFFYS; encoded by the coding sequence ATGTATAATCCACAAAACTTACACGAATGTGAAGTTGAAAAGAAAAGAAACCCACGCAGAGTAGTCGACACTTTAATGACCGGCATAGGAGGAGTAGCCTCGGTATCTAGTATTCCACAAGTAATAAAGATCTGGGAAACGGGAGATGTCAGTGGAATATCTCTCACGACTCAGATGCTTGCGTTAGGTGCCGTAGTCGCTTGGTTTTTCTATGGACTTTATATACAAAATAAGCCACTCGCTATTACAAGCGCACTCTCTACTATAGTCGTAGGAACAGTTGTGGTACAAATTT